Within bacterium, the genomic segment GACGACGGTTCACCACGACATCGTGTCCACGTTTGGGGCGGCCAAAGTCCTGCTGCGTCCGGCCGCGCGCGGGACCGGGGTCATCGCCGGAGGGCCGGTGCGCGCGGTGCTCGAGGCGGCGGGGGTGCGTGACATCCTCACCAAGTCGCTCGGCAGCAACAACCCCATCAATCAGGCGCGCGCGACGCTCAAGGGGCTCTTGGACATCCGGGATCCTCGGGAAGTGGCCAAGTCGCGCAACAAGTCGGTCGAGGATCTGCTGGGCCGGCGGGCGCTCCAGTGGCTGAGCGCGTGACGGCGGGGGGCCAGATGCGCGTGACCCTCCGGCGGAGCCTGATCGGGCGCCCCGAGGTCCAGCGGAGGATCGTCCGGGCCCTGGGCCTTCGCCGGGTGGG encodes:
- the rpmD gene encoding 50S ribosomal protein L30 — protein: MAERVTAGGQMRVTLRRSLIGRPEVQRRIVRALGLRRVGATRVHARTPAVEGAVRKVGHLVSVEEVGHGRDR